The DNA region TTCTCTCGGTGCAGTCGCCAGTTGTCAGGAAGCCCAGCAATGCTTAGCTCTTTTTCAGTTTCAATATAAATCATCGCATCTTCTGCAAGCCAGCCGTTTTGCTCCAGCAAGGTCACGGTTTCATCTAATAAGCCTTTGCGAAACGGCGGATCAATGAATACTACGTGATGCGGTGTACCTGGTTGCTTTAAAAAGCTCAGTGCGTCGGTGTTGACGACTTTAATGTTGCTAGTATTCAACGAGGCAACATTTTTCTGCAATTGCTGAAACGCTTGTGGGTTCAGTTCCACCATCGTCACTTGGTCTGCTTGGCGAGAAGCTGACTCAAAGCCTAAACCACCAGAACCTGCGAATAGGTCGAGACATTTCGCTTGCGGCACATCTTGAGCTAACCAGTTAAATAGGGTTTCTTTCACACGATCCGTGGTTGGGCGTAATCCTTCTGCACCATGAACAGGGAGTTTTCGACCTCTCCATAAACCACTAATAATGCGAACAAAGCCCGTTGTTGGCTTTTTTTGTGATGAGTTTTGCTGGCGACGTCTTACCATAGATTTTTTGACCGCTAATAAAGTGATACTATATCCAATCGCCCAAGCTTTGAGCTTGGATATAGCCCAGAATATTCAAGATGACAGAGTGTAACACTAATAAGATTAGATTCACCTAATTGGAAAGTTTTCACAACTTTGTCATTAGCCTTTTCTGTAAAGATAATAATCTTGTCAGAAAAGAGTCATTAATAGATAAGAGCACAATCTAGGATAGCCCCAGATGACGGAAAAAAAGAAGCGCGGATTACTTTCGTGGCTAGGTTTTGGTGATGAAGAACAGACCCAAAAACCGACAACAGATGAATCAGTAAAAGAAGAAGTAGTAGAAGCGCCTGCTGGTGAGCAACTGCCGGTGGAAGAGGCTGTCGAACAAGCAGAAGAGAAAACCACGCTTGAAGAAGAGCCGGAGAAGGTTGAACCTGTCCTAGCAGAAGCAGAAGCAGAAGCAGAAGCAGAAGCAGAAGCAGAAGCAGAAG from Vibrio hyugaensis includes:
- the rsmD gene encoding 16S rRNA (guanine(966)-N(2))-methyltransferase RsmD, with amino-acid sequence MVRRRQQNSSQKKPTTGFVRIISGLWRGRKLPVHGAEGLRPTTDRVKETLFNWLAQDVPQAKCLDLFAGSGGLGFESASRQADQVTMVELNPQAFQQLQKNVASLNTSNIKVVNTDALSFLKQPGTPHHVVFIDPPFRKGLLDETVTLLEQNGWLAEDAMIYIETEKELSIAGLPDNWRLHREKTAGQVSYRLYERTSA